One Fimbriimonadia bacterium genomic window, CGGTGTACCATGCGGACGGATGAGAATAACAGGGTGGAGTCCGTTTCGGTGACGCCGATGACCGAGATCACGCGACGCCAGGAGCGACTGCGAGATGGCTGGCTCAACGGTAAGGTTGGTGCAGTAGCAGCGCGGCCACTGCCAGAAACTACCTCTACTTCAATGACTGCACGGCCTGTTGCAGCCACTGCGTGGTGACGGACTTCGGACGCTCGATGGGTTCCATGATGCCACGTGCCAAGATAAGCTGAGCGCACATGCCGAGCACGCGTGCAACTCCGAAAAGCACGGTGTAGTACTCGAACTCCTTGAGGCCAAACTGATAGATCAGCGCGCCGCTGATAGCATCCACGTTTGGCCAGATATTCTTGGCTTTGCCCTGTTCCTTCAACACCTTCGGCACGACACGGTAGATCATCTCCACGGTCTGGATGACAGGGTTGTGACCACAGCAATCGATGCCGAAGTCCAGCAGAGCTTCGAAGCGTGGGTCGACCACTCGGAGCACGGCGTGGCCATACCCTGGGATGACGTGCCCACGATTCAACGTTTCCCAGGCATACTGGTACAGCTGCTCCTCGGTCGGCACGCCTCCGAAACGTTCCATCAGGTCCAATACCCACGCAAGGCACTCCTGGTTTGCCAACCCATGTAGCGGACCTGACAGCCCGTTCAGCCCTGCGGACACCGAATAGTAGGTATCGGAGAGGGCGGATCCAACGCAATGGGTGACATGGGCGGACACGTTGCCGCTCTCGTGATCGGAATGTAGAACTAGGTACAGACGGATGAGGTCGGCAAAGCGCTTGCTGTCGTCGAGCAGCCCCAGACAGTAAGCGTAGTTGGCGCCGAAGTCTAGGTCCTCACGTGGTGGTATGTGTGGCCCCTTCTTGAAGCGCTTGCGGTAGATGTACCCGGCGATGTCGGGCAGTTTGGCTATTAGGTTCAGGGAGTCCTCGTAGGTCGCCTCCCAATACTCTTGCTTGCGCATTTCAGGGTATGTGCGCTGAAACACCGACTCCCGAACGAGCACGAGTACCGCCGTGTTGAACATCGCCATCGGGTGTGTATCGCGATCCATCGCGTCGAGCACGTGCCATACGTACTGTGGTACATGGGCGCGGCTGCGTAGCTCGCCCTGCAGATCGTGAAGCCCCTCCTCGTCCGGAAGGTTGCCCGTGCAGAGGAGGTAGAACACCTCCTCGGGCAGTCTGTTCACCAGATCCTTGATTGGCCGTCCTCGGATGATTAGTCCTTTGTCTGGTGGGACCTCGGACGTGTCACATAGGAGAGACTTAATCCCTCGCTGCCCCCCGAGAATCTGGCCGACCGTCACTTGGTCCACCACTTTGTCGCCGTGCTCAGTCGCCAGAAGGTGAAGCTCCTCACGGCTCTTCGCGATTGTCTCGGCGAGCGCATTCTTCAGCGTTGCCAACTGGACATGCTCCTTCCTGCATCTTCGAAGGCTGAGATAGGCGGCGCTCGCTGCCGCCCAGCCCCTATGATACTACGCGGCTCGCGTCCTAGGCAGGTCGCAGGAACAGATGCGGCTCGCGCCTCATTTCACAAAGGAGATATGCGGGTGTCGAGGAACCTAGAGGCAAGCACTTGGGACGTCTCGGCGTCTCGAAACGGAGGACACGATGCGAATTGGCTTTATCATGGGCTTCGACGAGGGTCGGCTGAAGTTCGCAAAGGAGAACGGTTTCCGCTCTGCGGAGTTCGCACCTCAGACGGATGCCCCCTACCGGCCGGGGAAGCCGGGTTGGGAGCGGAAGGCAAAAGATGTGCGGGCCGCCTTCGACGCGGCGGGACTCCGCATCTCCTGTATCGCCGGCTTCTACGTGAATCACCTGGACGGGCCGGATGTCCGAGCGCATAAGAAGCTGGTGCGCGACGTTATCCTTCTGGCGGAAGCCATGAAGGTGCCGGTAGTCGGAGGTTTCGGCGGTAAGAAGTTGAACGCTCCACTGGAAGACAGCATCCCCCTGTTCAAGAAGGTGTGGACGGAGCACGCCAAGTTCGCTGAGGACCACGGCGTAAAGATCGCCTTCGAGAACTGCCCGATGGGTCCGTATCATCAGCCGCCCGGTGGTAACAACTGTATGTGCACCCCTTGGATGTGGGAAGCTTGCTTCGATGCCGTTGGCAGCAATGCGCTCGGTCTGGAGTGGGACCCCAGTCACCTCATCTGCATGTTCATTGACCCTGTGCAGACGCTGCGGAAGTTCGGCTCGCGGGTCTATCACGTGCACGCGAAGGACGCGAAGGTGAACCGCGATCTGCTTGCGGCGAACGGCGTGTGGAGCGCGGGCGCTATCGAACACTGCTTCCCTGGACTGGGTGACACGGACTGGGCGGAGTGCATCAAGGAACTGCGAAGGCAGGGCTACCACGGTGACCTGAATATCGAGGGTTGGCATGATGCCGTGTACCGCGACCATCCTCGCGGAAGGAAGATGGAAGACGAAGGCCTGATTATCGGCCTGCGGCATCTCGAGCAGTTCGTTGTTCAGGACTGAGCAGCGAGCGCTTCGGCATAGGCACGACGGGCTTCTGGGTGCATCATGCCGTCGTGATAGGCGCATAGGCCGTCGGGGCCGGCCAGCAGCACGGTCCTGACGGCTAGCTCGACTTTCTCCATCGTGCAGTGCGGAGGGATGGCGGCGAAGCCCGCGATCACCCCCGGAGACCTCTGCTGTTTGCGTTGAAGGCTCTCGGCGTCACAGCCCTGCAGCTCGGCGAGAGTCCTTCGGACAGCATCCCGTACTTCGGCAGGATCGC contains:
- a CDS encoding citrate (Si)-synthase produces the protein MATLKNALAETIAKSREELHLLATEHGDKVVDQVTVGQILGGQRGIKSLLCDTSEVPPDKGLIIRGRPIKDLVNRLPEEVFYLLCTGNLPDEEGLHDLQGELRSRAHVPQYVWHVLDAMDRDTHPMAMFNTAVLVLVRESVFQRTYPEMRKQEYWEATYEDSLNLIAKLPDIAGYIYRKRFKKGPHIPPREDLDFGANYAYCLGLLDDSKRFADLIRLYLVLHSDHESGNVSAHVTHCVGSALSDTYYSVSAGLNGLSGPLHGLANQECLAWVLDLMERFGGVPTEEQLYQYAWETLNRGHVIPGYGHAVLRVVDPRFEALLDFGIDCCGHNPVIQTVEMIYRVVPKVLKEQGKAKNIWPNVDAISGALIYQFGLKEFEYYTVLFGVARVLGMCAQLILARGIMEPIERPKSVTTQWLQQAVQSLK
- a CDS encoding sugar phosphate isomerase/epimerase translates to MRIGFIMGFDEGRLKFAKENGFRSAEFAPQTDAPYRPGKPGWERKAKDVRAAFDAAGLRISCIAGFYVNHLDGPDVRAHKKLVRDVILLAEAMKVPVVGGFGGKKLNAPLEDSIPLFKKVWTEHAKFAEDHGVKIAFENCPMGPYHQPPGGNNCMCTPWMWEACFDAVGSNALGLEWDPSHLICMFIDPVQTLRKFGSRVYHVHAKDAKVNRDLLAANGVWSAGAIEHCFPGLGDTDWAECIKELRRQGYHGDLNIEGWHDAVYRDHPRGRKMEDEGLIIGLRHLEQFVVQD